The following are encoded together in the Raineyella sp. LH-20 genome:
- the nirB gene encoding nitrite reductase large subunit NirB, giving the protein MTPISPPPTSPPPTGPAPGARHVVVVGGGPAAHRVARSLAEAADAGRTVGAPVHVTVITEEPALPYDRVALSTALSAPETDLTLGDPALWERPDVDLRTGERVLAVDPDRHVVSTTVEEVAYDDLVLATGSYAFRPPMPGAEALHVYRTLADIAALSAEAERLREELGRAPRAVVIGGGLLGLEAAAGMKHLGCASVVLERADRLMATQLDPGGGEALARLVTPTGIAVRTGVTTTHVEIVDGRVVGIGLDGEDLLPADLVVAAIGVRPRDDLAREAGLAMGQRGGVVIDATCATSAPDVWAIGEVACFEGRCVGLVAPATAMADVVADRIAGGASTFAGFDTATKLKLSGVDVASFGDAFATTPGALEVVYADPARGLYQKLVVSDDAGTLLGGVLVGDASAYAALRPLVGRRLPAGPGAYLAAGGDGLPDSDLPDDAMLCSCNSVSVGTVRGAVRGELGDPCHDVASLKACTRAGTTCGSCVGLLKKTLDKELAAQGLEVSTALCEHFAMTRAALFEAVRVLQLRSFEEVLTRFGTGRGCDVCKPTIASILATQYDEYVLDAGRAGLQDTNDRALANMQKDGTYSVVPRIPAGEITPEGLAVIAQVAQDYGLYTKITGAQRIDLFGARLEQLPDIWKRLVDAGFESGQAYGKSLRTVKSCVGSTWCRYGVQDSVAMAIALELRYRGLRAPHKLKMAVSGCARECAEAQGKDVGVIATDKGWNLWVGGNGGMTPRHAELLAQDLSDEMLIRCIDRFLMYYVRTADRLQRTARWIEELDGGLDHLRAVVLEDSLGIGADLEAAMERHVAAYTDEWAATLNDPERLRRFRSFVNAPLTPDDGPAYVLERGQRRPATAAERAGVLADGVVAYEAAAPEPVLLAGPLLSVGPRGD; this is encoded by the coding sequence ATGACTCCGATCAGCCCGCCCCCGACGAGCCCGCCCCCCACCGGCCCCGCCCCCGGCGCCCGCCACGTCGTCGTGGTCGGCGGTGGCCCGGCGGCCCACCGCGTCGCCCGTTCCCTGGCCGAGGCCGCCGACGCGGGTCGTACGGTCGGGGCGCCCGTCCACGTCACCGTGATCACCGAGGAACCGGCCCTGCCGTACGACCGGGTCGCCCTCTCCACCGCCCTCTCCGCACCGGAGACCGACCTCACCCTCGGCGATCCTGCCCTGTGGGAGCGGCCGGACGTCGACCTGCGCACCGGTGAGCGGGTGCTGGCGGTCGACCCGGACCGTCACGTGGTCAGCACCACCGTCGAGGAGGTGGCGTACGACGACCTGGTGCTCGCCACCGGGTCGTACGCCTTCCGGCCGCCGATGCCGGGCGCGGAGGCGTTGCACGTCTACCGGACACTCGCAGACATCGCGGCGCTCAGCGCCGAGGCCGAACGGCTCCGCGAGGAGCTCGGCCGGGCACCGCGGGCGGTCGTCATCGGCGGCGGCCTGCTCGGCCTGGAGGCGGCCGCCGGGATGAAGCACCTCGGCTGCGCGTCGGTCGTGCTGGAGCGCGCCGACCGGCTGATGGCCACCCAGCTCGATCCCGGGGGCGGCGAGGCGCTGGCCCGACTGGTCACCCCGACCGGGATCGCGGTCCGGACCGGCGTCACCACCACCCATGTCGAGATCGTCGACGGCCGGGTCGTCGGCATCGGGCTGGACGGCGAGGACCTGCTGCCCGCCGACCTGGTCGTTGCCGCCATCGGCGTACGCCCCCGCGACGACCTCGCCCGCGAGGCGGGCCTCGCGATGGGCCAGCGCGGCGGTGTGGTGATCGACGCGACCTGCGCCACCTCGGCCCCGGATGTCTGGGCGATCGGCGAGGTGGCCTGCTTCGAGGGTCGCTGCGTCGGGCTGGTCGCTCCGGCCACCGCGATGGCCGACGTCGTCGCCGACCGGATCGCCGGTGGCGCGTCGACCTTCGCCGGCTTCGACACCGCGACCAAGCTGAAGCTCTCCGGGGTCGACGTCGCCTCCTTCGGCGACGCGTTCGCCACCACGCCGGGCGCGCTCGAGGTGGTCTACGCCGACCCGGCCCGCGGCCTCTACCAGAAGCTGGTGGTCTCCGACGACGCCGGCACGCTGCTCGGCGGGGTGCTGGTCGGCGACGCGTCGGCGTACGCCGCGCTGCGGCCGCTGGTCGGCCGCCGGCTGCCCGCCGGACCGGGTGCCTATCTGGCCGCCGGCGGGGACGGGCTGCCGGACTCCGACCTGCCCGACGACGCGATGCTGTGCTCCTGCAACAGCGTCAGCGTCGGCACCGTCCGCGGTGCCGTCCGCGGTGAGCTGGGCGACCCGTGCCACGACGTCGCGTCACTGAAGGCCTGCACCCGGGCCGGCACCACCTGCGGCTCCTGTGTCGGGCTGTTGAAGAAGACCCTCGACAAGGAGCTGGCCGCCCAGGGCCTGGAGGTCTCCACCGCGCTGTGCGAGCACTTCGCGATGACCCGGGCCGCCCTGTTCGAGGCCGTCCGGGTGCTGCAGTTGCGGTCGTTCGAGGAGGTCCTCACCCGCTTCGGCACCGGGCGCGGCTGCGACGTCTGCAAGCCGACGATCGCCTCGATCCTGGCCACCCAGTACGACGAGTACGTCCTCGACGCCGGCCGCGCCGGACTGCAGGACACCAACGACCGGGCGCTGGCGAACATGCAGAAGGACGGCACCTACTCGGTGGTGCCGCGGATCCCGGCCGGTGAGATCACCCCGGAGGGCCTGGCGGTGATCGCGCAGGTGGCACAGGACTACGGGCTCTACACGAAGATCACCGGGGCCCAGCGGATCGACCTGTTCGGGGCGCGGCTGGAGCAGCTGCCGGACATCTGGAAGCGGCTGGTCGACGCCGGCTTCGAGTCGGGGCAGGCGTACGGCAAGTCGCTGCGGACGGTGAAGTCGTGTGTCGGCAGCACCTGGTGTCGCTACGGCGTGCAGGATTCGGTGGCGATGGCGATCGCGCTGGAGCTGCGCTACCGCGGGCTGCGCGCACCGCACAAGCTGAAGATGGCCGTCTCCGGCTGCGCCCGGGAATGCGCCGAGGCACAGGGCAAGGACGTCGGTGTGATCGCCACCGACAAGGGCTGGAACCTGTGGGTCGGCGGCAACGGCGGGATGACGCCGCGACACGCCGAGCTGCTCGCCCAGGACCTGAGCGACGAGATGCTGATCCGGTGCATCGACCGGTTCCTGATGTACTACGTCCGCACCGCCGACCGGCTGCAGCGTACGGCCCGCTGGATCGAGGAGCTCGACGGTGGCCTGGACCACCTGCGGGCCGTGGTGCTGGAGGACTCGCTGGGCATCGGCGCCGATCTGGAGGCGGCGATGGAGCGGCACGTGGCGGCCTACACCGACGAGTGGGCCGCGACGCTGAACGACCCGGAGCGGCTGCGCCGGTTCCGGTCGTTCGTGAACGCCCCGCTGACCCCCGACGACGGCCCGGCGTACGTGCTCGAGCGCGGGCAACGGCGGCCGGCCACCGCGGCCGAGCGCGCCGGCGTGCTGGCCGACGGAGTGGTGGCGTACGAAGCCGCCGCGCCGGAGCCGGTGCTGCTGGCCGGGCCGTTGCTGTCGGTCGGGCCACGCGGGGACTGA
- a CDS encoding molybdopterin oxidoreductase family protein, translated as MDRTSPTSTSTPSPTPAPTSTGTPTHCPYCALQCAMTLVRPEGAVRLEVTPREFPTNRGGLCRKGWTAAELLDHPDRLTTPLARRADGGFAPIGWDEAYDRWVAAIRRARETYGPDAVGVFGGASLTNEKAYQLGKFVRIALGSSRIDYNGRFCMSSAAAAGNRSLGLDRGLPFPVTDLDDAHTVLLIGSNPADTMPPFVQHLAAARAAGGLLVIDPRRSATAALTADGAGVHLQPTPGTDLVLLLALAHVVVAEGLVDQTYLTERTVGLGRLRPTLNAWWPERAEGVTGVPAHRIREVARRLAARPRGTYVLTGRGVEQHADGTDTATAAINLALLLGLPGGRASGFGTLTGQGNGQGAREHGQKADQLPGYRSISDPRHRREVAAVWGVNPATIPGPGVPAVELLAGLGREGGVRCLWVNGANVVVSAPDAVGVADALDRLDFLVVTDFFLSETARHADLVLPVPQWAEEEGTMTNLEGRVLRRRRAIDPPPGVRGELRIMADLAARLGAPGSWSTDPAEVFDELARASAGGRADYSGLSYALLDAEPAYHWPVTPEHPDGTPRAFTDRFGHPDGRARLVPVRPRTREGRRAALLVLTTGRALEHYQSGTQTRRVASLAAAVPEPRLEIHPDTAARWGIGDGELTEISSATGRAVARAVLSTAVRPDTVFVPFHFAGTLAVNRVVAPRTDPVSGMPDFKATPVSVRPVREEGR; from the coding sequence ATGGATCGCACGAGCCCGACCTCGACCTCGACCCCGAGCCCGACCCCGGCTCCGACCTCGACCGGGACCCCGACCCACTGCCCCTACTGCGCCCTGCAGTGCGCGATGACCCTGGTGCGCCCGGAGGGGGCCGTCCGGCTGGAGGTCACCCCGCGGGAGTTCCCCACCAACCGGGGCGGCCTGTGCCGCAAGGGCTGGACCGCTGCGGAACTGCTCGACCACCCGGACCGGCTCACCACCCCGCTGGCCCGCCGGGCGGACGGCGGTTTCGCGCCGATCGGCTGGGATGAGGCGTACGACCGGTGGGTGGCGGCGATCCGACGGGCGCGGGAGACGTACGGCCCGGACGCGGTGGGGGTCTTCGGCGGGGCCTCGTTGACCAACGAGAAGGCCTACCAGCTCGGCAAGTTCGTGCGGATCGCGCTGGGGTCGTCGCGGATCGACTACAACGGACGGTTCTGCATGTCGTCGGCCGCCGCGGCCGGCAACCGGTCGCTCGGCCTGGACCGGGGGCTGCCGTTCCCGGTCACCGACCTCGACGACGCGCACACGGTGTTGCTGATCGGCTCCAACCCGGCCGACACCATGCCGCCGTTCGTCCAGCACCTCGCCGCCGCCCGGGCCGCCGGCGGGCTGCTGGTGATCGACCCGCGACGTTCGGCGACCGCTGCGCTGACCGCCGACGGGGCCGGAGTGCACCTGCAGCCGACTCCGGGCACGGACCTCGTGCTCCTCCTCGCGCTGGCGCACGTCGTGGTGGCGGAGGGACTGGTCGACCAGACGTACCTGACGGAGCGTACGGTCGGGCTCGGCCGGCTCCGCCCGACGCTGAACGCCTGGTGGCCGGAGCGCGCCGAGGGGGTGACCGGGGTGCCCGCCCACCGGATCCGCGAGGTCGCCCGGCGGCTCGCCGCCCGGCCCCGCGGGACGTACGTGCTGACCGGGCGCGGCGTCGAGCAGCACGCCGACGGCACCGACACCGCCACCGCGGCGATCAATCTGGCCCTGCTGCTAGGGCTTCCCGGCGGCCGGGCATCCGGCTTCGGCACCCTCACCGGCCAGGGCAACGGGCAGGGTGCCAGGGAACACGGCCAGAAGGCCGACCAGCTGCCCGGCTACCGCTCGATCTCCGATCCGCGGCACCGGCGGGAGGTGGCCGCGGTGTGGGGTGTCAACCCCGCGACGATCCCCGGCCCCGGGGTGCCCGCGGTCGAACTGCTCGCCGGGCTGGGCCGTGAGGGCGGCGTACGGTGCCTGTGGGTCAACGGCGCCAACGTCGTGGTCAGTGCCCCCGACGCCGTCGGGGTGGCCGACGCTCTGGACCGGCTCGACTTCCTGGTGGTGACCGACTTCTTCCTCTCCGAGACCGCCCGGCACGCCGATCTGGTGCTCCCGGTCCCGCAGTGGGCCGAGGAGGAGGGCACGATGACCAACCTCGAGGGCCGTGTGCTGCGCCGCCGCCGCGCGATCGACCCGCCGCCCGGTGTCCGCGGGGAGCTGCGGATCATGGCCGACCTCGCCGCCCGGCTCGGTGCGCCCGGCAGCTGGTCCACCGACCCGGCCGAGGTCTTCGACGAGCTCGCCCGGGCCTCGGCCGGTGGCCGGGCCGACTACTCCGGCCTGTCCTACGCCCTGCTCGACGCCGAGCCGGCCTACCACTGGCCGGTCACCCCCGAGCATCCGGATGGCACGCCGCGGGCGTTCACCGACCGCTTCGGTCACCCCGACGGCCGGGCCCGGCTGGTCCCGGTGCGGCCCCGCACCCGGGAGGGCCGGCGCGCCGCGCTGCTGGTGCTGACCACCGGGCGGGCGCTGGAGCACTACCAGTCCGGCACCCAGACCCGGCGGGTCGCCTCGCTGGCCGCCGCCGTGCCGGAACCACGCCTGGAGATCCACCCGGACACCGCCGCACGCTGGGGGATCGGCGACGGCGAGCTGACCGAGATCAGCTCCGCCACCGGGCGCGCCGTGGCCCGGGCGGTGCTGTCCACCGCCGTACGCCCCGACACCGTGTTCGTCCCCTTCCACTTCGCCGGCACGCTCGCCGTCAACCGCGTCGTCGCGCCCCGCACCGACCCGGTCTCCGGCATGCCCGACTTCAAGGCCACCCCGGTGTCCGTACGCCCCGTCCGGGAGGAAGGCCGATGA
- a CDS encoding HEAT repeat domain-containing protein, whose product MTTRTSTSTLIQRLDHKDENVRLRAAMDLGTCEDPQAAAVLVARLGAEADPAVKEMITWAAVQHADRAMGALMVQLYSAEAPVRAQAAHVLSKIGGEPVVRPIIPVIGDEDPVVAVKAARAAASTGSPEVVPALVARLGQGDATVRDALSDALVALAEWTVEPLVAALADPDPIVRIHAADTLSDLGSPQADPAIPVLAEHLADAEADVRLAMLCALSRLDPEQTDAVLRDVAAGTDAELAYVAGRLLRRR is encoded by the coding sequence ATGACCACCCGCACCTCGACCAGCACCCTGATCCAGCGCCTCGACCACAAGGACGAGAACGTCCGGCTGCGTGCCGCGATGGACCTCGGCACCTGCGAGGATCCGCAGGCGGCGGCCGTGCTCGTCGCCCGGCTGGGCGCCGAGGCCGATCCGGCGGTCAAGGAGATGATCACCTGGGCGGCGGTGCAGCACGCCGACCGGGCGATGGGTGCGCTGATGGTGCAGCTCTACAGTGCCGAGGCGCCGGTCCGCGCCCAGGCCGCGCACGTGCTGAGCAAGATCGGCGGGGAGCCGGTCGTCCGGCCGATCATCCCGGTGATCGGCGACGAGGACCCGGTCGTCGCGGTCAAGGCCGCCCGGGCCGCCGCCTCGACCGGCAGCCCCGAGGTCGTCCCGGCGTTGGTCGCCCGGCTCGGCCAGGGCGACGCCACGGTCCGTGACGCGCTCAGCGACGCCTTGGTGGCGCTCGCCGAGTGGACCGTCGAGCCGCTGGTCGCCGCACTGGCCGACCCCGACCCGATCGTCCGGATCCACGCCGCCGACACCCTCTCCGACCTCGGCAGCCCGCAGGCCGACCCGGCGATCCCGGTGCTGGCCGAGCACCTCGCCGATGCGGAGGCGGACGTCCGGCTGGCGATGCTCTGCGCGCTGAGCCGGCTCGACCCGGAACAGACCGACGCGGTGCTCCGCGACGTCGCGGCGGGCACGGACGCCGAGTTGGCGTACGTCGCCGGCCGGCTGCTGCGTCGTCGCTGA
- a CDS encoding nitrite reductase (NAD(P)H) small subunit, protein MTQTLIPDTTGTVDWRRICRVADLEPGFGEAALVDGRQVALFLVDGGVHAVGHVDPATGAGVIARGITGSARIDGADRPTVASPLHKQVYDLTTGRCLSGGHGVGDSALALPVHPTRVVDGWIEVSLAA, encoded by the coding sequence ATGACCCAGACCCTCATCCCCGACACCACCGGCACCGTCGACTGGCGTCGGATCTGCCGCGTCGCGGACCTCGAGCCGGGCTTCGGCGAGGCCGCCCTCGTCGACGGCCGCCAGGTCGCCCTGTTCCTGGTGGACGGCGGGGTGCACGCCGTCGGCCACGTCGATCCGGCCACCGGTGCCGGCGTCATCGCCCGGGGCATCACCGGATCGGCCCGGATCGACGGGGCCGACCGGCCGACCGTCGCCTCGCCCCTGCACAAGCAGGTCTACGACCTCACCACCGGCCGCTGTCTCTCCGGCGGCCACGGCGTCGGTGACTCCGCCCTGGCGCTGCCGGTCCACCCGACCCGTGTGGTCGACGGGTGGATCGAGGTGTCCCTCGCCGCCTGA
- a CDS encoding uroporphyrinogen-III synthase, translating into MSQQTAGTAEPGALPLLGFRIAVTAHRRADDLIAAFERRGAVVLHVPVLRIGPVAEDAQLLADTRQVLATPPDITIVSTAYGMRRWAEAADAAGLMDDLVEVLGRSRLMIRGTKARGQVRALGLDDSAAPDGELTAELVDLALAEGVAGRTVVVQLHGYTDHRQLDRLRDAGARVLAVEPYRWLSDEDVAAIDQLIDTVVRGALDVVTFTSAPAVDALLDRARDLGALDGFVESLRSGEVTAAAVGPVTAGPLAELGVTVLFPERHRMGAMIKEVTDFLTTERCRVVATGAGPLELRGHAVIVDGEPVQLSPGSMRILRRLAATPGQVVSREGLLAELSPCTTPHALDVAVNRLRAALPDGRVVRTVPRRGHLLVADPAGLG; encoded by the coding sequence ATGAGCCAGCAGACGGCAGGCACCGCGGAGCCTGGGGCGCTGCCACTGCTCGGGTTCCGGATCGCGGTGACCGCGCACCGGCGCGCCGACGACCTGATCGCGGCGTTCGAGCGGCGCGGGGCGGTGGTGCTGCACGTGCCGGTGTTGCGGATCGGGCCGGTCGCCGAGGACGCCCAGCTGCTCGCCGACACCCGGCAGGTGCTGGCCACTCCGCCGGACATCACCATCGTGTCGACGGCGTACGGGATGCGCCGGTGGGCGGAGGCGGCCGACGCCGCCGGACTGATGGACGACCTGGTCGAGGTGCTCGGTCGTTCCCGGCTGATGATCCGCGGCACCAAGGCGCGCGGCCAGGTCCGGGCACTGGGGCTGGACGACAGCGCGGCGCCGGACGGTGAGCTCACCGCCGAGCTGGTCGATCTCGCGCTGGCCGAGGGCGTCGCCGGGAGGACGGTGGTGGTCCAGCTGCACGGCTACACCGACCACCGTCAACTCGACCGGCTGCGGGACGCCGGGGCGAGGGTGCTGGCCGTGGAGCCGTACCGGTGGTTGTCCGACGAGGATGTCGCCGCGATCGACCAGCTGATCGACACGGTGGTGCGGGGCGCCCTGGACGTGGTGACCTTCACCAGCGCGCCGGCCGTCGACGCCCTGCTCGACCGGGCCCGCGACCTCGGTGCCCTGGACGGGTTCGTCGAGTCGCTGCGATCCGGGGAGGTCACCGCGGCGGCGGTCGGGCCGGTCACCGCCGGGCCGCTGGCGGAGCTGGGCGTGACGGTGCTCTTCCCGGAACGGCACCGGATGGGCGCGATGATCAAGGAGGTCACCGACTTCCTGACGACCGAACGGTGCCGGGTGGTCGCCACCGGTGCGGGACCGCTCGAGCTGCGCGGCCATGCGGTCATCGTCGACGGCGAGCCGGTCCAGCTGTCCCCCGGCTCGATGCGGATCCTGCGCCGGCTCGCCGCCACTCCGGGGCAGGTGGTCAGCCGTGAGGGACTGCTCGCCGAGCTGTCCCCGTGCACCACCCCGCATGCCCTCGACGTGGCCGTCAACCGGCTGCGCGCCGCCCTGCCCGACGGCCGTGTCGTCCGTACGGTCCCCCGCCGCGGACATCTGCTGGTCGCCGATCCCGCCGGGCTCGGCTGA
- a CDS encoding MFS transporter, translating into MTNIVDETPRPVPGADALATPASPGALTSPGTTAHRSAPLRVRPGRWLDGYDPEDHVQWEGEGRAIAGRNLRWSITAEFLGFVVWQLWSITVVKLPAAGFHLTDTQLFWLISMPALVGATLRVPYTFMVPRLGGRNWTVVSALLLLVPTIGLASVVSRPETPFWVLLVVAATAGFGGGNFASSMANITWFFPADRKGWALGLNAAGGNLGAAVAQLVVPLAVTVGAAGTLRLPLAGWIWVPLILVAAAGALWRMDNLSHARGDLTGSLAALREPHFWLLAVLYTGTFGSFIGFSGVFPKLIADLFPAYSTVAVGTAALSLAFLGPLVGSLSRPYGGRLADRFGGARITVVSFVAMAALAGALAVTPPSVGFVPFLLLFLALFLAAGIGNGSTYRMIPAVYRVRADRRATATGTVPVERMAAAALGLIAAVGAYGGFFIPQALAASRRATGGYTAAFDGFIAFYLLAVVLTWAAYLRRGAMSRAGV; encoded by the coding sequence ATGACCAACATCGTCGACGAGACCCCCCGCCCTGTCCCGGGCGCTGACGCGCTCGCGACCCCCGCGTCCCCCGGGGCGCTCACGTCCCCCGGGACCACCGCCCACCGGTCCGCCCCGCTGCGGGTCCGCCCCGGCCGGTGGCTCGACGGCTACGACCCCGAGGACCACGTCCAGTGGGAGGGCGAGGGCCGGGCCATCGCCGGCCGCAACCTGCGCTGGTCCATCACCGCGGAGTTCCTCGGCTTCGTCGTCTGGCAGCTGTGGTCGATCACTGTGGTCAAGCTGCCGGCCGCCGGGTTCCACCTCACCGACACCCAGCTGTTCTGGCTGATCTCGATGCCCGCCCTGGTCGGTGCCACCCTGCGCGTCCCGTACACCTTCATGGTGCCGCGCCTCGGCGGCCGCAACTGGACCGTCGTCTCCGCCCTGCTCCTGCTGGTGCCGACCATCGGGCTCGCCTCGGTGGTGTCCCGCCCGGAGACCCCGTTCTGGGTGCTGCTGGTGGTCGCGGCCACGGCCGGCTTCGGCGGCGGCAACTTCGCCTCGTCGATGGCCAACATCACCTGGTTCTTCCCCGCCGACCGCAAGGGCTGGGCGCTCGGCCTGAACGCCGCCGGCGGCAACCTCGGCGCCGCCGTCGCCCAGCTCGTGGTGCCGCTGGCCGTCACCGTCGGTGCGGCGGGCACCCTGCGGCTGCCGCTGGCCGGCTGGATCTGGGTGCCGCTGATCCTGGTCGCCGCCGCGGGTGCGCTGTGGCGGATGGACAACCTGTCCCATGCCCGCGGTGACCTGACCGGCTCGCTGGCCGCCCTCCGCGAACCGCACTTCTGGCTGCTGGCGGTGCTCTACACCGGCACCTTCGGCTCCTTCATCGGGTTCTCCGGGGTGTTCCCGAAGCTCATCGCCGACCTGTTCCCGGCGTACTCGACGGTGGCCGTCGGCACCGCGGCCCTGTCGCTGGCCTTCCTCGGTCCGCTGGTCGGCTCACTGTCCCGACCGTACGGCGGGCGGCTCGCCGACCGGTTCGGCGGGGCGCGGATCACTGTGGTCTCGTTCGTCGCGATGGCGGCGCTCGCCGGCGCGCTGGCGGTCACCCCGCCGAGCGTCGGCTTCGTGCCGTTCCTGCTGCTCTTCCTCGCCCTGTTCCTCGCGGCCGGGATCGGCAACGGCTCGACCTACCGGATGATTCCGGCCGTCTACCGGGTCCGCGCCGATCGGCGTGCCACGGCGACGGGGACCGTCCCGGTGGAGCGGATGGCCGCCGCCGCATTGGGGCTGATCGCGGCCGTCGGAGCGTACGGCGGCTTCTTCATTCCGCAGGCTCTGGCCGCTTCGCGGCGGGCGACCGGTGGTTACACCGCCGCCTTCGACGGATTCATCGCCTTCTACCTGCTCGCCGTGGTGCTGACCTGGGCGGCCTACCTGCGGCGGGGCGCGATGTCCCGCGCCGGCGTCTGA
- a CDS encoding FAD-dependent oxidoreductase — MIQTYAPRRGDRLLVIGFGPVAVRLVEELLPAVDAGDLHVCVVGEERRPGYNRVLVGEYGVGRVDDDGLALVDLDDWTARGVEVRTGTAVTWLDRSARQAHVVDRSTGATGTVPYDLVVLAVGARANLPVLRGINPDPDAAALLPPGVTVLRTPEDAADLREAVARRGRVVVLGGGVLGVEVALAAHEEGCPVTVVHHRPWLLTRSTDAIAGALLNGVLARHGVEVVTDAVAKEVVRDATGAFRALRLADGRTVAGDVLVLSCGVTPRTRIAEGAGLRVARGIVVDHELEADLEGRVFAIGDCAEVLCDDPSCPVCPARAGRGPVGLVGPGWRQAEWLARRLLAAVGGDPGPVEPLVEEDVDSVRLKARRLDFGAGGLLAGEPWQPQPAGQGVALWVDGARGRLVKSVVRDGVVVGWISLGMPRAGAELALLHASGRPAPVDLSVLLRLDGADGGEGEITPTSTVCRCAGVAAGTIAEAIAGGCRTVAEVRTATRAGSGCGSCRDTVERLLRERDLVPQTGGGS, encoded by the coding sequence ATGATCCAGACGTACGCACCCCGTCGCGGCGACCGGCTGCTGGTGATCGGTTTCGGGCCGGTCGCGGTGCGGCTGGTCGAGGAACTGCTGCCCGCCGTCGACGCCGGCGACCTGCACGTCTGTGTAGTCGGCGAGGAGCGCCGGCCCGGCTACAACCGGGTGCTCGTCGGCGAGTACGGCGTCGGCCGCGTCGACGACGACGGCCTCGCCCTGGTCGACCTCGACGACTGGACCGCCCGCGGAGTGGAGGTGCGGACCGGCACCGCGGTGACCTGGCTGGATCGTTCCGCGCGCCAGGCGCACGTCGTCGACCGGTCCACCGGCGCCACCGGGACGGTGCCGTACGACCTGGTGGTGCTGGCCGTCGGTGCCCGGGCGAACCTCCCCGTGCTGCGCGGCATCAACCCCGATCCCGACGCCGCCGCGCTGCTGCCGCCGGGGGTCACCGTGCTGCGGACGCCCGAGGACGCCGCCGATCTCCGGGAGGCCGTCGCCCGGCGCGGCCGGGTCGTGGTGCTCGGCGGCGGGGTGCTCGGCGTCGAGGTGGCGCTGGCCGCCCACGAGGAGGGCTGTCCGGTCACCGTCGTCCACCACCGGCCCTGGCTGCTGACCCGGTCCACCGACGCGATCGCCGGGGCGCTGCTGAACGGCGTGCTCGCCCGGCACGGCGTCGAGGTGGTGACCGACGCGGTGGCCAAGGAGGTGGTCCGCGACGCCACCGGTGCGTTCCGGGCGCTGCGCCTGGCCGATGGTCGTACGGTCGCCGGTGACGTCCTGGTGCTGTCCTGCGGCGTCACCCCGCGGACCCGGATCGCCGAGGGGGCCGGCCTGCGGGTGGCCCGCGGGATCGTTGTCGACCACGAACTCGAGGCCGATCTCGAGGGCCGCGTCTTCGCCATCGGCGACTGCGCCGAGGTGCTCTGCGACGATCCGTCCTGCCCGGTCTGTCCGGCGCGCGCCGGCCGCGGCCCGGTCGGGCTGGTCGGTCCCGGCTGGCGTCAGGCGGAGTGGCTCGCCCGCCGGTTGCTCGCCGCGGTGGGCGGTGACCCGGGCCCGGTCGAGCCGCTCGTCGAGGAGGACGTCGACAGCGTCCGGCTCAAGGCCCGCCGCCTCGACTTCGGCGCCGGCGGCCTGCTCGCCGGCGAGCCGTGGCAGCCGCAGCCGGCCGGACAGGGCGTCGCCCTGTGGGTCGACGGTGCCCGCGGGCGGCTGGTCAAGTCCGTCGTCCGGGACGGTGTGGTGGTCGGCTGGATCAGTCTCGGGATGCCCCGCGCCGGTGCCGAACTCGCCCTGCTGCACGCCTCCGGCCGCCCCGCCCCGGTGGACCTGTCGGTGCTGCTCCGGCTCGACGGGGCTGACGGCGGGGAGGGGGAGATCACCCCGACCTCCACCGTCTGCCGCTGCGCGGGCGTCGCGGCGGGCACGATCGCCGAGGCGATCGCCGGCGGCTGTCGCACCGTGGCGGAGGTGCGTACGGCCACCCGGGCCGGCTCGGGCTGCGGCAGCTGCCGCGACACCGTGGAGAGGCTGCTCCGTGAGCGGGACCTGGTGCCCCAGACCGGAGGAGGGAGTTGA